From a single Microbacterium murale genomic region:
- a CDS encoding TetR/AcrR family transcriptional regulator codes for MSWNTEATRRKLLEAATAQFADVGLAGARVDAISREAGVNKERIYQYFGDKAGLFAAVLAAEVEHLLDGISVTGSGADAMGHVAGALHDSAAAHPHLARLLAWESLELSEPVSAERRAAGCAAMVASLAEALPQHDRTHVAELVLSLISLALADRCLPHVATLVAPGSTASSRRAAVVAQARALAAVGG; via the coding sequence ATGTCATGGAATACCGAGGCCACGCGCCGCAAGCTGCTGGAGGCGGCGACCGCACAGTTCGCAGACGTGGGCCTGGCTGGCGCCCGCGTCGACGCGATCTCCCGCGAGGCCGGAGTCAACAAGGAGCGCATCTACCAGTACTTCGGCGACAAGGCCGGTCTCTTCGCCGCCGTCCTGGCCGCTGAGGTGGAGCACCTCCTTGACGGCATCTCCGTGACGGGAAGCGGCGCGGACGCGATGGGCCATGTCGCCGGCGCTCTGCATGACAGCGCAGCCGCACATCCGCACCTCGCGCGCCTCCTGGCGTGGGAGAGCCTCGAGCTCTCCGAGCCGGTGTCCGCCGAGCGCCGCGCCGCCGGCTGCGCCGCCATGGTGGCCTCGCTCGCCGAAGCACTTCCGCAGCACGATCGCACACACGTCGCCGAGTTGGTGCTGAGCCTGATCTCACTCGCTCTCGCCGATCGCTGCCTCCCTCACGTCGCCACTCTCGTCGCACCGGGCAGCACCGCGTCGTCGCGGCGGGCGGCGGTCGTCGCGCAAGCCCGCGCCCTGGCGGCGGTCGGCGGCTGA
- a CDS encoding TetR/AcrR family transcriptional regulator, with amino-acid sequence MSGTSTNPARKRGRPTADEREQRRDQILDAAVELFVSSGYGQVTLDEVAAAARVAKRTIYSYFGDKAEVFTAAIERFRGRALDDLESDERLLEDLATRLVYELHSDDAVGLHRLMIGESAQFPELADRFYTSGPGGYIELLAGRLWEGVPQGDRGHLAEALFGLLLGEAHRRRLLGLSPAPTREAARDHARAALAVLRIVGGAER; translated from the coding sequence ATGAGCGGCACCTCGACGAACCCGGCCCGCAAGAGGGGGCGCCCGACCGCTGACGAGCGGGAGCAGCGCAGGGACCAGATCCTAGACGCGGCAGTGGAGCTCTTCGTCTCGAGCGGCTACGGCCAGGTCACTCTCGACGAGGTCGCCGCCGCAGCCCGAGTCGCCAAGAGAACGATCTACTCCTACTTCGGCGACAAGGCCGAGGTCTTCACGGCGGCCATCGAGCGATTCCGTGGTCGTGCACTCGACGACCTCGAATCGGACGAGAGATTGCTGGAAGACCTCGCGACACGACTCGTCTACGAGTTGCATTCCGACGACGCGGTCGGGCTGCACCGGCTCATGATCGGCGAGTCTGCACAGTTCCCCGAGCTCGCCGACCGCTTCTATACCAGCGGGCCCGGCGGCTATATCGAACTCCTGGCAGGGCGCCTGTGGGAGGGGGTGCCCCAAGGTGACCGGGGTCACCTTGCCGAAGCGCTGTTCGGGCTACTGCTCGGTGAAGCCCACCGCCGCCGCCTCCTCGGGTTGTCCCCAGCGCCCACGCGCGAGGCTGCGCGAGATCACGCCCGCGCCGCGCTTGCCGTGTTGCGGATCGTCGGCGGTGCGGAGCGGTGA
- the pdhA gene encoding pyruvate dehydrogenase (acetyl-transferring) E1 component subunit alpha, with translation MAVRRSRPTAAPKAAAGTTPHAAPPDEMLLAFYRQMVLIRRFEERAARAYTQAEIGGYCHLNLGEEATVVGLMSAMEPSDYLFTNYREHGYAIGRGIAPGRIMAELYGRSDGVSKGWGGSMHLFDLEARLLGGYGIVGGQVPLATGAALAIDYRSGKEAVVCVMGDGATNIGAFHESLNIAALWQLPIVYVVVNNGLGMGTTVEQSSGEPELYKRAASYRMASARVDGNDPVAVRDATLSALASAREGKPFLLETVSGRLKGHSVVDPAKYRAKDEAESLKAGDPVAAFAVQLAERDLLTDEAIADIDAEAMRAVGEAVAFAEASPHPSVETLFDYTYATAVPNDSRRLPGQPLFGPAPFPLIGAPV, from the coding sequence ATGGCCGTACGCAGATCCAGGCCCACCGCCGCCCCGAAAGCAGCAGCGGGAACGACGCCGCATGCCGCGCCACCCGACGAGATGCTGCTGGCGTTCTACCGGCAGATGGTGTTGATTCGCCGGTTCGAGGAGCGGGCAGCACGGGCCTACACGCAGGCTGAGATCGGCGGATACTGCCATCTCAACCTCGGAGAGGAAGCCACTGTCGTCGGGCTCATGTCTGCGATGGAACCGAGCGACTACCTGTTCACGAACTACCGGGAGCACGGATACGCGATCGGGCGAGGCATCGCACCGGGACGGATCATGGCCGAGCTGTACGGGCGCAGCGACGGCGTGTCGAAAGGCTGGGGCGGGTCGATGCACCTGTTCGATCTTGAGGCGCGGCTGCTCGGCGGGTACGGGATCGTCGGAGGACAAGTGCCGCTCGCGACCGGTGCCGCACTCGCGATCGACTACCGCAGCGGAAAGGAGGCTGTGGTGTGCGTGATGGGCGACGGCGCGACCAATATCGGGGCATTCCACGAATCGCTGAACATCGCAGCCCTCTGGCAACTCCCCATCGTCTACGTCGTCGTCAACAACGGTCTGGGCATGGGCACCACGGTGGAGCAGTCCTCCGGCGAACCCGAACTGTACAAACGGGCGGCTTCGTATCGGATGGCCTCAGCCAGAGTCGATGGCAACGACCCGGTGGCCGTGCGGGACGCGACGCTCAGCGCGCTCGCGAGTGCACGTGAGGGCAAGCCGTTCCTGCTGGAAACTGTGAGCGGGCGCTTGAAAGGTCATTCGGTGGTCGACCCGGCGAAATATCGCGCGAAGGACGAGGCGGAGTCCCTCAAGGCCGGCGACCCCGTCGCTGCCTTCGCTGTCCAGCTGGCCGAACGGGACCTGCTGACCGACGAGGCGATCGCCGATATCGATGCCGAGGCGATGCGCGCCGTCGGCGAAGCCGTCGCGTTCGCCGAGGCCAGCCCGCACCCTTCAGTTGAAACCCTCTTCGACTACACCTACGCCACCGCCGTGCCGAACGATTCCCGGCGATTGCCCGGGCAACCCCTCTTTGGACCGGCGCCCTTCCCCCTGATCGGAGCACCCGTATGA
- a CDS encoding alpha-ketoacid dehydrogenase subunit beta — MSIMTYRQALHDTLRAEMLRDKDVLLIGEEIGVFEGSYKITAGMLAEFGEKRVRDAPIAEEGFTGAAIGAAMLGLRPVVEIMTINFSLLALDQIVNHAAKIYGMFGGQARVPLVIRTPGGGGQQLGATHSQNIELYYAFVPGMKVVAPSSPADAKALLLAAIRDDDPVLFLENLALYNTKGEVPDDDTPAEIGRAAVTRRGSDITVVAYSRMAAVALDVAEQLAETDGIDVEVVDLRSLRPLDRETIIASVKKTHCAVVLEDDWLTYGIGAEVAATISDGAFDWLDAPVRRVAMAEVPLPYSKPLETAALPSPEDAATAIRQTLAAVSRRA, encoded by the coding sequence ATGAGCATCATGACCTACCGGCAGGCCCTGCACGACACCCTCCGCGCCGAGATGCTGCGCGACAAGGACGTGCTGCTCATCGGCGAGGAGATCGGCGTCTTCGAGGGCTCGTACAAGATCACCGCCGGCATGCTCGCCGAGTTCGGCGAGAAACGCGTGCGGGACGCCCCCATCGCAGAGGAGGGCTTCACCGGAGCGGCTATCGGCGCCGCCATGCTGGGGCTGCGTCCGGTCGTCGAGATCATGACCATCAACTTCTCGCTGCTCGCGCTCGATCAGATCGTCAACCACGCCGCGAAGATCTACGGCATGTTCGGCGGCCAGGCGCGCGTGCCCCTCGTCATTCGCACGCCCGGCGGCGGCGGGCAGCAGCTCGGCGCCACTCACTCTCAGAACATCGAGCTCTATTACGCGTTCGTGCCCGGCATGAAGGTCGTCGCCCCCTCCAGCCCTGCGGATGCCAAGGCGCTGCTGCTGGCCGCGATCCGCGACGACGACCCGGTGCTGTTCCTCGAGAATCTCGCCCTCTACAACACGAAGGGCGAGGTACCCGATGACGACACCCCGGCCGAGATCGGCCGCGCCGCCGTCACCCGCCGGGGCTCTGACATCACCGTCGTCGCCTACTCACGCATGGCCGCCGTCGCGCTCGACGTCGCCGAGCAGCTCGCCGAGACAGACGGTATCGACGTCGAGGTCGTCGATCTTCGAAGCCTGCGTCCCCTCGACCGCGAAACGATCATCGCGTCGGTGAAGAAGACCCACTGCGCGGTGGTCCTGGAGGACGACTGGCTCACCTACGGGATCGGTGCCGAGGTCGCCGCGACGATCTCCGACGGTGCGTTCGACTGGCTCGACGCCCCTGTGCGCCGCGTCGCCATGGCCGAAGTGCCGCTTCCGTATTCCAAACCACTTGAGACCGCTGCGCTTCCGTCCCCCGAAGACGCGGCCACCGCAATCCGTCAGACCCTCGCCGCCGTCTCCCGCCGCGCCTAA
- a CDS encoding dihydrolipoamide acetyltransferase family protein: MIDIHMPRLSDTMEEGAIAVWHKKPGDAVAVGDLLVEIETDKATMEYEAYDAGVLLDIVVPEGEQATIGTVIARIDDGISETGDSATPTRADDEFAAPPRPPSERLFATPLVRRLAREHAIDLTLVTGSGPGGRIVRADIDDALNREDPTLDEADITVESSAVANRAVSTDDARQSTAVPFDRTRQVISRRLGESSSTTPHFFVTAVADVESLLALRADINAHAASSGRPKISINDLLVRACAVALREHPGVNASYTPEGRGATLLHERVSIGIAVSAGTGLVVPVVIDADQKSASQIASDSRRLTGLAKEGKLGNSDMAGGTFTISNLGMYGVEQFTAIISPPEGAILAVGTAKPEPVVIDGSVEVRHRMRYTLSADHRIIDGALAAQFLASLTDLLESPLSVIA; this comes from the coding sequence ATGATCGACATCCACATGCCCCGGCTCTCCGACACCATGGAAGAGGGCGCCATCGCCGTCTGGCACAAGAAGCCCGGCGATGCGGTCGCCGTCGGTGACCTCCTCGTCGAGATCGAGACCGACAAAGCCACCATGGAGTACGAGGCGTATGACGCCGGCGTGCTTCTCGACATCGTCGTCCCCGAAGGCGAACAGGCAACCATCGGCACGGTCATCGCCCGCATCGACGACGGCATTTCCGAGACCGGAGATTCGGCAACGCCGACGCGCGCCGACGATGAGTTCGCTGCGCCTCCCCGCCCGCCTTCCGAGCGACTGTTCGCCACGCCTCTCGTGCGCAGGCTCGCCCGCGAGCACGCGATCGACCTCACCCTTGTGACCGGCTCGGGCCCCGGCGGTCGAATCGTCCGCGCCGACATCGACGATGCACTGAACCGTGAGGACCCGACCCTCGACGAGGCGGACATCACCGTCGAGTCCTCTGCAGTTGCGAACCGCGCCGTATCGACCGATGACGCACGGCAGTCGACCGCCGTACCGTTCGACAGGACCCGACAGGTGATCAGCCGTCGTCTCGGCGAGAGCAGCAGCACTACACCGCACTTCTTCGTCACCGCAGTGGCCGATGTCGAGTCGCTTCTGGCTCTGCGCGCCGATATCAATGCGCACGCCGCATCGTCGGGCCGACCCAAGATCAGCATCAACGACCTCCTGGTCCGCGCCTGCGCGGTAGCACTCCGCGAGCATCCGGGAGTCAACGCCTCTTACACACCGGAGGGGCGCGGAGCAACGCTCCTGCATGAGCGCGTGAGCATCGGCATCGCCGTCTCCGCCGGCACGGGGCTGGTCGTTCCGGTGGTCATCGACGCCGATCAGAAGTCGGCATCGCAGATCGCATCGGACTCCAGGCGGCTGACCGGACTCGCGAAGGAAGGCAAGCTCGGCAATTCAGACATGGCAGGCGGAACCTTCACGATCAGCAATCTCGGCATGTACGGCGTCGAACAGTTCACCGCGATCATCAGCCCGCCCGAAGGGGCGATCCTCGCCGTGGGCACCGCGAAGCCAGAGCCCGTCGTCATCGACGGGTCCGTCGAAGTCCGTCACCGGATGCGGTATACCCTCTCCGCCGACCACCGAATCATCGACGGTGCCCTCGCCGCGCAATTCCTTGCATCCCTCACCGACCTGCTGGAGAGCCCCCTGAGCGTCATCGCCTGA